The following proteins are encoded in a genomic region of Triticum dicoccoides isolate Atlit2015 ecotype Zavitan chromosome 1B, WEW_v2.0, whole genome shotgun sequence:
- the LOC119333145 gene encoding alanine--tRNA ligase-like — protein MTSACQGQISPYCTDVYTPILDIIHDCAGDGILPYKAYVGSDDTDGVGMAYRVTADHLRMIYAATAKDTQIGERGREFLLKIIDGQAVRLGVEKLKMCQENYANCNLLIKQPKRRKQRIRQEQIRTM, from the exons ATGACCTCTGCCTGCCAGGGCCAAATCAGCCCTTATTGTACCGATGTGTATACACCAATACTTGATATCATCCATGAT TGTGCAGGTGATggaatccttccatacaaagcttatgTTGGATCTGATGATACCGATGGAGTTGGTATGGCTTATCGAGTAACCGCTGATCACTTACGAATGATATATGCTGCTACTGCTAAAGATACACAGATCG GAGAAAGGGGAAGAGAGTTTTTGCTCAAGATTATTGATGGACAAGCAGTTCGACTTGGTGTTGAGAAGCTGAAGATGTGCCAAGAAAATTATGCTAA CTGCAACCTCCTAATAAAACAaccaaaaagaagaaaacaaaggaTCAGGCAGGAACAGATCAGGACAATGTAG